The genomic region TCGGCATCAACGGCTTCGGCCGCATCGGCCGCAACTACTTCCGCGCCGCGCTCGCCAAGGGCAGCGACATCGAGATCGTCGCGGTGAACGACCTCACCGACAACAAGGCGCTCGCGCACCTGCTCAAGTACGACTCCATCACCGGCCGCCTCGACGCCACGGTCGAGCTCGACGGCGACAACATCATCGTGAACGGCAAGGCCATCCGGGTGCTCGAGGAGCGCGACCCCGCGAACCTCCCCTGGGGCGAGCTCGGCGTCGAGATCGTCATCGAGTCCACCGGCCGCTTCACGAAGGCGGAGGACGCGCGCAAGCACATCACCGCCGGCGCCAGGAAGGTCCTCGTCTCCGCGCCCGCCACGGGCGACAACGTCGTGACCCTGGTCCTCGGCGTCAACGAGGGCACCTATGACCCCGCCACGCACGACGTCATCTCCAACGCGTCGTGCACCACCAACTGCCTCGCGCCCCTCGCCAAGGTCTTCCTCGACGAGTTCGGCATCGAGCGCGGCCTCATGACGACGGTCCACGCCTACACGGCCGACCAGAACCTGCAGGACGGCCCGCACAGCGACCTCCGCCGCGCCCGCGCCGCCGCCGTCAACATCATCCCGACGTCGACGGGTGCCGCGAAGGCGCTCGGCCTCGTCATCCCCGAGCTCGTCGGCAAGCTCGACGGCTACGCGCTCCGCGTGCCCGTGCCCACCGGCTCGATCACCGACCTCACCATCGAGACCTCGGCGAACGTCACCGTCGAGCAGGTCAACGCGGCCTACGAGGCGGCGGCCGAGGGTCCCCTCAAGGGCATCCTCAAGTACACCGAGGACCCCATCGTCTCGAGCGACATCGTCAACGACCCGCACTCCTCGATCTTCGACGCCGGCCTCACCAAGGTCATCGGCAACCAGGTCAAGGTCGCGTCGTGGTACGACAACGAGTGGGGCTACTCCAACCGCCTCGTCGACCTCACCGAGTACGTCGCCGACCGCCTGTAACCGGCCGTGGCACTCCGCACCATCGATTCCCTCGGGGATCTCCGGGGCCGCCGCGTCATCGTGCGCTGCGACCTCAACGTCCCCCTCACGGGCGGGGTGATCGGCGACGACGGCCGCATCCGCGCCTCGCTGGCGACCCTCACGGGTCTCCGCGAGGCCGGTGCCCGCGTCGTCGTGATCTCCCACCTCGGCCGCCCCGACGGCACGCCGGATGGGCAGTACAGCCTGCGTCCCGTCGCGGCCCGCCTCGGCGAGCTGCTCGGCGCGGACGTCGCGTTCGCGAGCGACACCGTGGGCGAGTCCGCCCGCGCGGCCGTCGACGCCCTCGGGGACGGCGACGTCGTCGTGCTCGAGAACCTCCGCTTCCACGCGGAGGAGACCAGCAAGGACGAGGCCGTCCGCCGCGGCTTCGCGGAGTCGCTCGCCGAGCTCGGGGACGCGTTCGTGTCCGACGGCTTCGGCGTCGTCCACCGCAAGCAGGCGAGCGTCTTCGAGCTCGCGTCGGCGCTCCCCAGCGCCGCCGGCTCGCTCATCGCGAGCGAGCTCGAGGTCCTCGACCGCCTGACGGAGAACCCGGAGCGGCCGTACACGGTCGTGCTCGGCGGATCCAAGGTGTCCGACAAGCTCGGCGTGATCGGCCACCTGCTGCCGCGCGTCGACTCGCTGCTCATCGGCGGCGGGATGCTCTTCACCTTCCTCAAGGCCCAGGGCCACGAGGTCGGCGCGAGCCTCCTCGAGGAGGACCAGCTCGAGACGGTCAAGGGCTACCTGGCCGAGGCGGAGGAGCGCGGCGTGAAGATCGTGCTCCCGACCGACGTGGTCGTCGCCGACGGGTTCTCCGCCGACGCGGCCCACGAGGTCACGCGCGCCGACGCCATCGAGGGGACGCCCGCGGGCGCGAAGGGCCTCGGGCTCGACGTCGGCCCCGAGACCGCCGACGCGTTCGCGACGATCATCCGCGGTTCCACGACGGTGTTCTGGAACGGCCCCATGGGCGTCTTCGAGCTGGAGCCGTTCGCGGCGGGCACGAGGACGGTCGCCGACGCGCTCACCCGCGTCGAGGGGCTCTCCGTGGTCGGCGGCGGCGACAGCGCCGCGGCCGTCCGCGCGCTCGGATTCGATGATGACCGCTTCGGTCACATCTCGACGGGAGGCGGCGCGAGCCTCGAGTTCCTCGAGGGGAAGCGCCTGCCGGGACTGGAGGTCCTCGGATGGCAGTGACCGATCGCCCGCAGGGGCGCACGCCCCTCATCGCGGGCAACTGGAAGATGAACCTGGACCACCTCCAGGCCATCGCCTTCGTGCAGAAGCTCGCGTGGAGCCTCAAGGACGCGAAGCACGACTACGCGGAGGCGGAGGTCGCGGTGTTCCCGCCGGCCACCGACATCCGCAGCGTGCAGACGCTCGTGTCGGCCGACAAGCTCGAGCTGGCCTACGGCGCGCAGGACGTGTCCGAGCATCAGTCGGGCGCGTACACGGGGGAGATCTCCGCGGCGTTCCTGGCGCAGCTCGCCTGCCGCTACGTCATCGTGGGCCACTCCGAGCGGCGCACGCTGCACGGCGAGACCGACGAGCAGGTGGCCGCCAAGTCCGCTGCCGCCGTGAAGCACGGCATCGTGCCGGTGATCTGCGTGGGCGAGACCGCAGCCGACCTCGAGGAGCACGGCGCCAGCGCCGTCCCCGTGGCCCAGCTGCGCGTCGCGTTCCAGGGCCTGCCGAAGGGCGCCGTCGTCGTCGTCGCCTACGAGCCGGTCTGGGCCATCGGGTCCGGCCAGGCCGCGACGCCGGAGCAGGCGCAGCAGGTTGCGGCGCCGCTCCGCGCCGTCGTCGCCGAGCTGCTGGGCGACGACGCGGCGAGGGCCACGCGCATCCTCTACGGCGGCTCGGTCAAGTCCGGCAACATCGCGGGCTTCCTCCGCGAGCCGGACGTCGACGGAGCCCTCGTCGGGGGAGCCAGTCTCGACGTGCAGGAGTTCTCCGCGATCGCGCGGTTCCGCTCGCACGTCGGCGTCTGACCCGCATCATCCCTCGAGCCGCTCGCGTCCGTCCGGGCGCGGGCGGCTCGTCGCACTCAGCCGCCCGCTATGATCGTCTATGGCCCATCGGCCGTTCACCGGTCGGACTCGGCCACAGCACCGCACCCGAAAGGCCGCACGTGGAAATCCTTCAGGTAGTCCTGCAGGTGGTTCTGGGAATCACCAGCCTCCTGCTGACCATGCTCATCCTCCTGCACAAGGGGCGGGGCGGCGGTCTGTCCGACATGTTCGGGGGCGGCACCACGTCGAGCCTCGGCTCGTCCGGCGTGGCCGAGCGGAACCTTAACCGCATCACCGTCATCCTCGGCCTCGTCTGGGTCACGTGCATCGTGGTCCTGGGGCTCATCACCAAGTTCGACACCGGATTGTAGGGAGCAGCCACATGGCATCAGGAGGAAACGCCATCCGCGGTTCGCGCGTCGGCGCGGGCCCCATGGGCGAGCAGGACCGCGGCTTCCACGCGGAGCGCATCTCGATCTCGTACTGGGACGCCCTCGGCAACGAGACCGTCCGTCACTTCGCGGCGAACCTGCCCGAGGAGGAGATCCCCGTCACGATCGACTCGCCGCAGTCGGGGCTCCCCGCCGGGCGCGACAAGGCGAACCCGCCGTCGGTCGCCAAGCTCGAGCCGTACAAGACGCACCTCGCGTACGTGAAGGAGCGTCGCAGCGAGGAGGAGGCGAGCCAGCTCCTCGAGGAGGCGCTCGACCAGCTCCGCGCCCGCCGCGGCACGGTGAAGGCCACCAAGTAGGTCTCCTACGGCACCGAGCACTGCGAACGCCCCCGACCTGAGGTCGGGGGCGTTCTGCATGTCCGCCCGCTCCGGGTGGAGCGGCTCGCTCCGGAAGGCGTCCCGCGAAGACGACGAAGGGCGGGTCCCGGAGGACCCGCCCTTGGTGTGTCGAGCGCCGGTCGGCACCGGCGCCGGCGTCAGTACGAGGAGAGCCTGAGGTTCTCCGGCACGTCCGCCGCGGCCTCGCGGTCGATGAAGAACACCGTGCGCTTGCGGCCCTTGATGCCCGCGACGGGCACCTCGATCCGGTCGGCACCCGCGAGCGCGAGGCCCAGGGCGAAGGCCTTGTCGGGACCGGCGAGCACCATCCAGATGCGCAGCGACGAGTTGAGCACCGGCAGGGTGAGCGAGATGCGCTCCGCCGGCGGCTTCGGGGAGTTGCGCACCGGGATGACCGCTGCGTCCATGGTGCGGATGCCCTCGCTGTCCGGGAAGAGCGACGCGACGTGGCCGTCCGGCCCCACACCCAGGAACGTGATGTCGAACCGGGGGAGCGAGGTGTCGCCGTTCGCGTGCGCGGCGAGCTCCGCCGTGTACGCCGCGACGGCCTCGTCGAGGCTCAGACCCGCGTCGCTGGCGCCCATGGCGTGGACGTTCTCCGCGGGCAGGTCGATGTGGTCGAGCAGCGCCGCACGCACCGTGGTGTCGTTGCGCTCGGGGTCGCCCTGGGGCAGCCACCGCTCGTCCCCGAACCAGAAGTGGACGCGGGTCCAGTCGACGCTGTCGCGCGCCGCCGACTCGTTGACGGCCGCGAGGATGCTCGGGCCGACCGTCCCCCCGGTGAGGACGACGTTGGCCGTCTCCTCCTCATCCAGGATGTCGACGAGCTTCGTGAGGAAGCGCGCGGCGACGGAGCCGGTCATGGCCTTCTTGTCGGGGTGCACGAGCACCCTGCGGTCGTTCGTCATCGGTCTCCCGAGTCCTTCCGTGCGGTGGTGGACGCGGTGATGTACCCCTGGCCCGCGGTCGACCGCTCGAGGCCGTGACGGATCACGTCGCCGTAGAGCGCGTCGGGGTCGAGGCGCCGCAGCTCCTCGGCCAGGCAGTCGCGGAGGCTCCGGCGGGGGAGGCTCACATCGTGCGTCGGCTGGTTCGGCTGCTTGAGCGTCGCCACGTTGGCGATGGGCCGGTCGAGGTCGATGACCCCGGACGCGCGGTGGAGCCGCACGCCGTGGATCCCGCTCGAGCCGGTGGCCCGGGTGGTGACCTCGTGCAGCACCGGCACCTGCAGCTGCAGCCCGAGCCATGCGGCGAGCAGCACGGTGGAGGGAGAGTCGGCGGCGCCGGACACCTCCACCTGCGTGACGGGTTCGTACGGCGGCTGGTCGAGCACCGCGGCGAGCAGCGCACGCCAGAGCGTGAGGCGCGTCCAGGCGAAGTCGGTGTCGCCGGGGGCGTACGTCGCGGCCAGGTGCTGCAGGGCCACGCGCGGGTTGCTGCTCGTGGACGAGTCCGTGATGCGGCGCTGCGCGATGCGGCCGAGCGGCGACTGGCTGACGACCGCGGGGGCGTCGTGCGGCCACCAGGCGACGACGGGCGCATCGGGGAGGAGGAGGCCCGTGACCAGGCTCTCCTCGTCCTCGGCGGCCGCGCCGTAGACGCGGAGCACGACGACCTCGCTCGCGCCGGCGTCGCCGCCCACGCGGATCTCGGCGTCGACGCGCGCCTTCTCCGTGGTGGTCTCCGCGGCGGCACCGCGCTCGGTGGAGATCACGATGACGCGCATGGGGTGCTCGCGCGACGCGTCGTTGGCGGCCTCGATGGCCTCCTCCTCGCTGCCGAGCGAGGTGGAGATCACGAGCGTCAGGACACGGCCGAGGGCGACGGCGCCGCCCTCCTCGCGGATCTTGACGAGCGCCTTCGAGATCTTGGCGGTGGTGGTGTTCGGCAGATCGACTCTCATGGCCGCCTCCAGGTCCGTCCGTCGCGGGCGAGGAGCTCGTCGGCCGAGGCCGGCCCCCAGGTGCCCGGACGGTACTGCTCGGGCTGGCCCTGCGTGCGCCAGAATTCTTCGATGGGGTCCAGGATCTTCCAGCTCAGCTCGACCTCCTGGTGGCGGGGGAAGAGCGGCGGGTCGCCGAGCAGCACGTCGAGGATGAGCCGCTCGTACGCTTCCGGGCTCGCCTCCGTGAAGGCGTGGCCGTAGCCGAAGTCCATGGTGACGTCGCGCACCTGCATCCCCGCGCCCGGCACCTTCGAGCCGAAGCGGATGGTGACGCCCTCGTCGGGCTGCACCCGGATGACGAGCGCGTTCTGGCCGAGGGCCGACGTCTGGTCCTCCGCGAACAGGTTCTGCGGAGCGCGCTTGAACACGACCGCGATCTCCGTCACGCGGCGACCGAGGCGCTTGCCCGCCCGCAGGTAGAACGGCACGCCCGACCAGCGGCGCGTGTTGATGTCGAGGCGCATGGCCGCGTAGGTCTCGGTCAGGGACTCGGGGTCCATGCCGTCCTCGTCGAGGAAGCCCACGACCTCCTCGCCGCCCTGCCACCCGCCGGCGTACTGCCCGCGCGCCGTGGCGGTGGACAGGTCCTTCGGCAGGCGCACCGCGGACAGCACCTTCTCCTTCTCGTCCCGGAGGCTCGACGCGTCGAACGCGACGGGCTCCTCCATGGCCGTGAGGGCGAGGAGCTGCAGGAGGTGGTTCTGGATCACGTCGCGGGCCGCGCCGATGCCGTCGTAGTAGCCGGCACGGCCGCCCACGCCGATGTCCTCGGCCATGGTGATCTGCACGTGGTCCACGTAGTTGGCGTTCCACAGGGGCTCGTAGAGCTGGTTCGCGAAGCGCAGCGCCAGGATGTTCTGGACCGTCTCCTTGCCGAGATAGTGGTCGATGCGGAACACCGAGTCCGGCGGGAAGACCGACTCGACGACGGCGTTGAGCTCGCGGGCCGTCTTGAGGTCGCTCCCGAAGGGCTTCTCGATGACGACGCGGCGCCAGTGGCCCTCCTTCTGGTCCGCGAGACCCGATCGGCGGAGCTGCTCGGTGACCAGCGGGAAGGACTTCGGCGGGATCGACAGGTAGAACGCGTGGTTCCCCATCGTGCCCCGCTCGCGGTCGAGCTCCTCCGTGATGTCCTTCAGCGTCTGGAACGCCTCGTCGTCGTCGAAGGTGCCCTGCACGAAGCGGATGCCCTGCGCCAGCTGGCGCCAGACGTCCTCGTCGAACTTGGTGCGCGAGTACTGCTTGACGGCCTCGTACACGACCTGCTCGAAGTCCTGGTCCTCCCAGTCCCTCCGGGCGAAGCCGATGAGCGCGAAGCCGGGGGGCAGGAGCCCCCGGTTGGCGAGGTCGTAGACGGCCGGCATCAGCTTCTTGCGCGACAGGTCACCCGTCACGCCGAAGATGATGAGGCTGCTCGGCCCCGCGATGCGGTTCAGCCGTCGATCCGACGGGATCCGCAGTGGATTGAATTCCGGGGTGATATCCACCGGCGACATGTAACTCCTCGATCTGCCGGACGGATCCGGCGATGCGGTCATTCGAGCGTCGAGAGCAGGGCCCGGGCGTCCGTGGTGGGGTCGGTCAGGTTCAGTCGCAGGACGGGACGGCCGTGCTCGGCGAGCACGGTGGCGTCGCCGGCGGCCTGCGCCTGGATGAGCTGCCCGAAGGTGAAGGGGCGGTCGGGGATCTCGAGATCCTCGGCCGCGTCCGCGGTGATCTGCAGGAACACGCCGACGGGGGTGCCGCCCTTGTGGAACTGCCCCGTGGAGTGGAGGAAGCGCGGGCCCCAGCCGAACGTGACGGGACGGCCGACCTTGCGGGCGACGGCGTCGCGGAGGCGCTCGAGCTCGGGGAGCGCGAGGCGGTCGACGAATGCCTGCACGGCGACGTAGCCCGTGGGGCCGACCTGCGCGAGCAGGGCGTCGATGGCGGAGGAGACGTCGGTCGCGCCCTCGGTGACCTCGCTCGTGCCGCGCACCTCGATGCCGTCCGTCGTGACGACGGGGGCCTCGGGCGCGGGACGGTCGTCGAGCAGGCCGCGCGCGGCGACCTTGGCGGCCTCCACGTCGGGCTGGTCGAAGGGGTTGATCTCCAGCAGGCGGCCCGCGACGGCGACGGCGTACTCCCACGTGAGGATCTGCGCGCCGAGCGTGCCGCTGATGACGATCTCGCCGTCGGCCGCGTCGTGCGCGTCGACGTCGGCGACGAGCCGCGCGATCTGCAGGTCGGCGAGCCCGAGGCCCAGCTCGGGGGCGTCGGTCGGCAGCACGACGGGCAGGAGGCCCGTGCCGAGCTTGCCGGTGGACTCCGCGATGAGCTGCTCGACCCAGTCGCCGAAGCCCACGATGTGCGTGCCGTCGGAGACGATGCCGAGCTTGTCCTTGAGCGGCGAGGTGCCGGCGATCGCGGCGCCGAGCACGAGGCCCGGGTTCGAGACGTCGTCGACGGCGAGCTGCGCGGAGGCTGCCTCCGCCTCGTCGAGCAGGCCGCCGATGTCGGCGCCGGCGAGGCCGGACGGCACGAGGCCGAACGCGGTCAGCGCGCTGTAGCGGCCGCCCACGTCGGGGTCGGCGTTGAAGACGCGGTACCCGTCGGCGCGGGCCGACTCGTCGAGCGGGGAGCCCGGGTCGGTCACGATGACGATGCGCGCGGTCGGGTCGATGCCGGCCTCGCGGAACGACTTCTCGTACACGCGCTTCTGGCTGTCCGTCTCGAGCGTGGAGCCGGACTTGGAGGAGATGACGACGGCCGTCGTGGCGAGGCGGTCGGCGAGCGCGGCGAGCACCTGGCCCGGGTCGGTCGAGTCGAGGACCGTGAGCTCGACGCCCGCGGTGCGCGTGATGACCTCGGGCGCGAGCGAGGATCCGCCCATGCCCCCGAGGACGATGTGGTCGACGCCCTGGCCGCGGAGCTCCTCGCGGAGC from Clavibacter michiganensis subsp. insidiosus harbors:
- the pgl gene encoding 6-phosphogluconolactonase, producing the protein MTNDRRVLVHPDKKAMTGSVAARFLTKLVDILDEEETANVVLTGGTVGPSILAAVNESAARDSVDWTRVHFWFGDERWLPQGDPERNDTTVRAALLDHIDLPAENVHAMGASDAGLSLDEAVAAYTAELAAHANGDTSLPRFDITFLGVGPDGHVASLFPDSEGIRTMDAAVIPVRNSPKPPAERISLTLPVLNSSLRIWMVLAGPDKAFALGLALAGADRIEVPVAGIKGRKRTVFFIDREAAADVPENLRLSSY
- a CDS encoding phosphoglycerate kinase; its protein translation is MALRTIDSLGDLRGRRVIVRCDLNVPLTGGVIGDDGRIRASLATLTGLREAGARVVVISHLGRPDGTPDGQYSLRPVAARLGELLGADVAFASDTVGESARAAVDALGDGDVVVLENLRFHAEETSKDEAVRRGFAESLAELGDAFVSDGFGVVHRKQASVFELASALPSAAGSLIASELEVLDRLTENPERPYTVVLGGSKVSDKLGVIGHLLPRVDSLLIGGGMLFTFLKAQGHEVGASLLEEDQLETVKGYLAEAEERGVKIVLPTDVVVADGFSADAAHEVTRADAIEGTPAGAKGLGLDVGPETADAFATIIRGSTTVFWNGPMGVFELEPFAAGTRTVADALTRVEGLSVVGGGDSAAAVRALGFDDDRFGHISTGGGASLEFLEGKRLPGLEVLGWQ
- the secG gene encoding preprotein translocase subunit SecG, with product MEILQVVLQVVLGITSLLLTMLILLHKGRGGGLSDMFGGGTTSSLGSSGVAERNLNRITVILGLVWVTCIVVLGLITKFDTGL
- a CDS encoding RNA polymerase-binding protein RbpA — its product is MASGGNAIRGSRVGAGPMGEQDRGFHAERISISYWDALGNETVRHFAANLPEEEIPVTIDSPQSGLPAGRDKANPPSVAKLEPYKTHLAYVKERRSEEEASQLLEEALDQLRARRGTVKATK
- the zwf gene encoding glucose-6-phosphate dehydrogenase, with product MSPVDITPEFNPLRIPSDRRLNRIAGPSSLIIFGVTGDLSRKKLMPAVYDLANRGLLPPGFALIGFARRDWEDQDFEQVVYEAVKQYSRTKFDEDVWRQLAQGIRFVQGTFDDDEAFQTLKDITEELDRERGTMGNHAFYLSIPPKSFPLVTEQLRRSGLADQKEGHWRRVVIEKPFGSDLKTARELNAVVESVFPPDSVFRIDHYLGKETVQNILALRFANQLYEPLWNANYVDHVQITMAEDIGVGGRAGYYDGIGAARDVIQNHLLQLLALTAMEEPVAFDASSLRDEKEKVLSAVRLPKDLSTATARGQYAGGWQGGEEVVGFLDEDGMDPESLTETYAAMRLDINTRRWSGVPFYLRAGKRLGRRVTEIAVVFKRAPQNLFAEDQTSALGQNALVIRVQPDEGVTIRFGSKVPGAGMQVRDVTMDFGYGHAFTEASPEAYERLILDVLLGDPPLFPRHQEVELSWKILDPIEEFWRTQGQPEQYRPGTWGPASADELLARDGRTWRRP
- the tpiA gene encoding triose-phosphate isomerase — translated: MAVTDRPQGRTPLIAGNWKMNLDHLQAIAFVQKLAWSLKDAKHDYAEAEVAVFPPATDIRSVQTLVSADKLELAYGAQDVSEHQSGAYTGEISAAFLAQLACRYVIVGHSERRTLHGETDEQVAAKSAAAVKHGIVPVICVGETAADLEEHGASAVPVAQLRVAFQGLPKGAVVVVAYEPVWAIGSGQAATPEQAQQVAAPLRAVVAELLGDDAARATRILYGGSVKSGNIAGFLREPDVDGALVGGASLDVQEFSAIARFRSHVGV
- the gap gene encoding type I glyceraldehyde-3-phosphate dehydrogenase codes for the protein MTVKIGINGFGRIGRNYFRAALAKGSDIEIVAVNDLTDNKALAHLLKYDSITGRLDATVELDGDNIIVNGKAIRVLEERDPANLPWGELGVEIVIESTGRFTKAEDARKHITAGARKVLVSAPATGDNVVTLVLGVNEGTYDPATHDVISNASCTTNCLAPLAKVFLDEFGIERGLMTTVHAYTADQNLQDGPHSDLRRARAAAVNIIPTSTGAAKALGLVIPELVGKLDGYALRVPVPTGSITDLTIETSANVTVEQVNAAYEAAAEGPLKGILKYTEDPIVSSDIVNDPHSSIFDAGLTKVIGNQVKVASWYDNEWGYSNRLVDLTEYVADRL
- a CDS encoding glucose-6-phosphate isomerase produces the protein MSVRIALSGAAATAVETHVPALVEAHVASGITGLDGTLWGPDAESEATKRLGWTQAVSVSRPLVAEITALREELRGQGVDHIVLGGMGGSSLAPEVITRTAGVELTVLDSTDPGQVLAALADRLATTAVVISSKSGSTLETDSQKRVYEKSFREAGIDPTARIVIVTDPGSPLDESARADGYRVFNADPDVGGRYSALTAFGLVPSGLAGADIGGLLDEAEAASAQLAVDDVSNPGLVLGAAIAGTSPLKDKLGIVSDGTHIVGFGDWVEQLIAESTGKLGTGLLPVVLPTDAPELGLGLADLQIARLVADVDAHDAADGEIVISGTLGAQILTWEYAVAVAGRLLEINPFDQPDVEAAKVAARGLLDDRPAPEAPVVTTDGIEVRGTSEVTEGATDVSSAIDALLAQVGPTGYVAVQAFVDRLALPELERLRDAVARKVGRPVTFGWGPRFLHSTGQFHKGGTPVGVFLQITADAAEDLEIPDRPFTFGQLIQAQAAGDATVLAEHGRPVLRLNLTDPTTDARALLSTLE
- a CDS encoding glucose-6-phosphate dehydrogenase assembly protein OpcA, translating into MRVDLPNTTTAKISKALVKIREEGGAVALGRVLTLVISTSLGSEEEAIEAANDASREHPMRVIVISTERGAAAETTTEKARVDAEIRVGGDAGASEVVVLRVYGAAAEDEESLVTGLLLPDAPVVAWWPHDAPAVVSQSPLGRIAQRRITDSSTSSNPRVALQHLAATYAPGDTDFAWTRLTLWRALLAAVLDQPPYEPVTQVEVSGAADSPSTVLLAAWLGLQLQVPVLHEVTTRATGSSGIHGVRLHRASGVIDLDRPIANVATLKQPNQPTHDVSLPRRSLRDCLAEELRRLDPDALYGDVIRHGLERSTAGQGYITASTTARKDSGDR